The following is a genomic window from Chanos chanos chromosome 1, fChaCha1.1, whole genome shotgun sequence.
GTATTTCATAGCCTTTCTTATGCTGAGGGACATAGAATCTCACAGGTTTGGTTTGTGCTGGCCAAAATAATCAGCTGATCAgccgtttgtttattttaattatttatattttctatGGAAAGATCATCTTTCGTCCAGTCCATCTGGGAAATCAGGAAATCAACTCGTAATTATCTTTAAACACACAACttcattatttctttgttttctgagtTTCCCTGAGGATTCAATCATGTCTTAATTCCACGCAAAGCTTCCCTCCTGTAGGTAGGCTTATATTATGTAAGACACGCTCAATAGCGCAGTCAGCATTCCCGGGATTACTGCATCCCGGCAGGGCGAACCCTAATTCAGGGGTCACGTCTCAATAAAGCATTATCCTCCAGAAATTTACAGTGTATTACAGCCAAACACGTTACAAACGCTTAGCGATTTAATCTCATTTAAACAGTGCGGTTGGTAGTTTTGGAAGACTTCATGTCTTCAAACACACTCTGACTTGACTTGTCTTTTATCTCCGCAGAGGTGCAGCATATTAGAAACTGTCCCATCGACTGTGCCTCCCTGTACTATAACGGAGTGCGCAGGTCAGGGGTTTTCACCATCGTACCGTCTCTGGGGTCCACGCCCGTCGATGTCTACTGCGACATGGAGACCGACGGTActacatattttttctttctgccaAATGTGGTTTTAATCACtgccatttaaaaacaaaataaaaattctaaCAAATGTCATCTCTGCTTTCACATATTTCCTCAAGTGCTCAAAAAAATGTGTCCTGCGTTTATTAAATATTGATCCTTGGTTTAGAACTCGGTTATCATTTGACATGTCGTATTTCAGCAACGCTCAGACATTTTTGCTTAAATGAGAAGCAAAGTGTCATTTTGCTCAAGTAGGTTAAAATGTGCCCTTGCAAAACCAGTGCTGTTGTAGATAGTTATCCGCACTGATCATATGGCTCTGTATGAAGACTGTGTATGAAGACTCTATATGAAAACTGTGCCCTCTGATCAGGTGGGGGCTGGACGATGATTCAGCGTCGTCAGGACGGTAAAGTCAACTTTAACCGTAAGTGGGCGGAGTACAGAGACGGCTTCGGTGACCTGCACGGAGAATTCTGGCTTGGCAACGACCACATCCATGAAATCTCCAATCAGGGAGAGTACACCCTCCGCATAGACCTGGAGGACTGGAACGGCAAACATAAACACGCACTCTATGAGAGTTTCAGGTGAACAGTCACTCAAAGTAGCATGTTCAGGTTCACGGTCAATACAGCTACACATTCACTGACAGCTAATAAACTGAGAGCAGTTTGCCTTTCAAAGATAActgttacaaacaaaacaacaaaacaataataagtTTGGGTTACATCTTGGACTTGTGGTATAGTCAAATTGCGCCCTGTTTATTTGGACCCTGGAAATCTCATCATTGTCACTGTGATCATTTTTTAGCAggtagtctgttttttttttttttcttttttttctttttggagatATTTTAAAGCAGCTAATCCATAATCCCGAAAGAGAACAACAGATGCGTGATGCATGTGCGACATGTGGATTTTATTGGGCAGGATTGAGAATGAGGAGAACCATTACAGGCTCCACGTGTCGGGATTCAGCGGCACCGTGGAGGACTCCTTCAGCTGGTACCACGACAAACACAGCTTCAGCACCCCAGACACCGGCGACATCTGTGCCGAGATCTCCCACGGCGGCTGGTGGTACCACCAGTGTTTCTACGCCCATCTGAACGGGGTTTATTATAAGGTACGAGGTTAAGATATCAGGAGACGTGTGCCCGGTCTGTTCATAACTACGGGACGGAATCACATGAGACAGAGGTGAACTGATCATAGACAGAGCACTACAGAAAAACTAGCGCCCCAACACCACCCCCTGTGCCTCCTGTTTGATGTCTGGAggactcgggggggggggggtaactcAGGTGGACTCCAAGCCAAAGATTGCCATTGGTGTATGTTACTAGTCCACTACATAGAGAGGTAGGTTCACAACGAAGGGTTCGCTTCAGCACTGTTGCATCACAGACTGTGATGTAAACATCACTGAAACGATgacaaatgaaattaatttaGGTCACGCCTTCGAGTGGACGCTTGAGGAAAATTATGGAGTTCAGCTGACAAAAAAAGGTTGGGAACCCCTGGATCAGAGGTTAAAAGAGATTATGTCTCAAAAGGTGAACTCTTGAAATCCATGTTATGCTTTATCAGTGATTTTATTGGTCAGTTGTGTGACGTGTGTAAGAAAAGGACAGCTAACTATCGAGAAAAAGGGGGTGACATTGAGTTAGAAATCCAATAAGTCACCACTGTAAACAGAGGATTGGGTTTGTAGGCTATCATTGGTCCATTTGTTTGGGTTCTCATGCCATTATAACAATGTGATAGTGTAACTGTCCTATATGCATCTTGGCCACCAGGGGGGGCGTTACTCTGCCAAGGGAAAGAACCTTCTGGGCCCCGACGGCATAGTGTGGTATTCATGGAAAGACTCGGATTACTACTCACTGAAGAAGGTGAGCATGATGATTCGCCCACGGACTTACAGGCCCCGCCCCTCTCCGTGACAACGGAGCCTGCCCCGAGGAGCTATTATGACATCATCGCAGaggacacagcctgtgtgtatgtgcatgaaaGCAGGTAGAATTTTACACCTGGGTAACAGGAGTCTCTTAGCTGCTAACTCAAGCTGTACTGGTTGACTACTTTTAGCAGATGGGTCTACATTAGTAGAGTGGTTTGAACTTAATGAGGATCAATTCAGATATCTGAATGAACATTACAGTTCTACATTGGACGGCGCTCAGTGTGCAACATCgtatatatactgtgtatatctgttcTATGCATTACATTTGGGGTACATTTAGAGTTACTGGCAAGTGTGGTAGTTTCTAATGAGACTAGTGGTTGGTCCATGTTCAGTTTTCAGACAACGACTATTGTTCTGGATTTTCATTTCAGGACAATTAAGAGATGTTGCTGTTTCTATAAAccttactgtatgtatgtatatatgcttATTGTGATAAATGTGAGTGTTATACACAGTTATACTGATGAAAATCTTGCAGAGTTGCACGTGGAATGCAATGTAAACTTGGTGCTGCCGACTGTGTGGTATAAACCAATGCCTACTAATgtagcctttaaaaaaaaacaggactgtttacattttaatactgagcatgaaaaaaaaaatcaaatctttaGGAGCACTCTGTCTGAAATATGTTATGTACAAAACTGCAAAATGATATGATGACACGGTTTGGGTGTTTacgacacaaacacaactcagtGAACAGCAGGCTACTCCCCCAACCGCGTCACTGTGTCATGTCACATTTtgtcataaaatatttcaaagacaagggttttttttttattattcttttttgatGCTCCATATATAAAagcttacattaaaaaaaatgtatgactgtataattaaaaatgtaaatgtagtaaaaaaaaaaaaactgtgcaaaTATGTGAATATTCAGATGGATCTACAAactgattttgtttaaaataattattttatttcaaaataattgAAAGTAAAGGTAATAATACAAAGGCAGGAAGTTACTTGGTGAAAAATTTCTTTCAAATTTCGCATACTTTCCTCCTCATTCTCACACCACCAgctttgtattgtgtgtgtgtgtgtgtgtgcgtgtgcgtgtgcgtgtgtctgttgcAGTCCGCCAAGCACATCACAGCCCTCTCACTGAGACACAAAGCAGGGTGGTGAAAGGAACCtcaaaagagaaagtgaaaactgGGAAAGGCCCAGTGAAAGCATCATTAATACAGCTCAGGGCCGAATGGAAATTCTGTTTAGACGGGTGTATAGTTCACTTATGGAGTGTGAGTGGAGGCGGGTAGGGGAAACAAGCGCTGAGGAAGACagatctaaaataaaaaaagaggaagagagaggtttttttctttgttttgtttttgttttgtgggaAGGAAACAGATTAGAAGGCTGTGGTAAGGGTCTTCCTCCAGAGCGCTGACCCCAAAATCAGCCAGGGGTCAGCTCTTCCACACCACTTCCCCCCCGATGGCAGGCGGACATTTCCTGTTGGGAAAGGTGACTTCGCTTTCGTTACCCATCATTCCCGCACCGGATTTTAAAGGAGAACGGTCTTCAAAAGAAATCCTGCTTCATCGAATAAACCGTGACATACTGCATTCACACTTGTCTGCAAACAAGATTACAACATGCTTTTTCCTGTCGAAAGGTGCTACGTCGTGTCTAGAGAAACCTCTCCCTCCTAAGCcactgaaatgttaaaaataccACCACAGTGCAGACACCACAGTTTAGATCTGACGTAATCCATTTCTAAACAGACGATCTGCACGCCACTCTTTTTATGATTCTAAAATGTTCGTCTTTCGTTTTAATGAATTTTGACAAAGCCTTAAAAGTCTGAGAGATAATAATTTGATTTAACCGCTTCACAGGGACTGCAGGTATTTTGAGGATTCTTCAGACACGCACGGAAAATACCAGAACCCTGTTCTGAGTAATCGgattttttcattcataattcaATGGAAAGGGAGTCTGAGTAGGTGACTGAGTAGGTCGAATTCTCCCTTAAGATTGTCATTACAAACAGCTCTATGAATACGACCTGAACACTATCACTGGACGGCTCCAGCA
Proteins encoded in this region:
- the LOC115820443 gene encoding angiopoietin-related protein 7, translated to MRLSVVGCPALLAVWGVWLVVGDNGTDSREVTDTYRISSGLMQCGEYSNEVMPNGQCRLMATLPQLEEQRCPDMFRCTDEVSYWLHENEERKQQMQDLKETISELQEELRSHRHRIKVLELQTAEKNNLNQSLEQRFRALQQIYEDANTQLHIHGSLIYDMQTQLRNLSSTVERVRRNPGCMINIVRTSPLISAQETLHPEVQHIRNCPIDCASLYYNGVRRSGVFTIVPSLGSTPVDVYCDMETDGGGWTMIQRRQDGKVNFNRKWAEYRDGFGDLHGEFWLGNDHIHEISNQGEYTLRIDLEDWNGKHKHALYESFRIENEENHYRLHVSGFSGTVEDSFSWYHDKHSFSTPDTGDICAEISHGGWWYHQCFYAHLNGVYYKGGRYSAKGKNLLGPDGIVWYSWKDSDYYSLKKVSMMIRPRTYRPRPSP